Proteins from a genomic interval of Geodermatophilus obscurus DSM 43160:
- the cimA gene encoding citramalate synthase: MPTSTDFHVFDTTLRDGAQREGVSYSVADKLAVARLLDEIGVGFIEGGWPGALPKDTEFFARARTELKLRHAQLVAFGSTRKAGVRVEDDPQVRALLDAETPVVCLVAKSDVRHVREALRTTLEENLAMVRDTVAFLVGHGRRVFVDCEHFFDGYAADPDHGVEVLRTAFAAGAEVGVLCDTNGGMLPMGVGRVVADVRARVEGKLGIHCQDDTGCAVANSLAAVEAGVTHVQGTANGYGERAGNADTFSLIGNLVTKMDLPVVPAECLPELQRVSHAIAELANIAPDDHQPFVGASAFAHKAGLHASAIKVSPELYNHLDPAVVGNDMRILVTEMAGRASVELKGRELGVDLDGHADVIGRVVDRVKVLEADGWSFEAADASFELLLRAELPDAPPPLFELESYRTSVEHWGNGDVVSEATVKVHVDGERIISTGEGNGPVNALDNALRQALVSRYPQLADVSLADYKVRILGWKGGSGATTRVLIDSTDGVGEWTTVGVHDNIVEASWHALVDALTYAVRNR, encoded by the coding sequence GTGCCGACCAGCACCGACTTCCACGTCTTCGACACCACGCTGCGCGACGGCGCCCAGCGCGAGGGCGTGAGCTACTCCGTCGCCGACAAGCTGGCCGTCGCCCGGCTGCTCGACGAGATCGGCGTCGGCTTCATCGAGGGCGGCTGGCCGGGCGCGCTGCCCAAGGACACCGAGTTCTTCGCCCGCGCCCGCACCGAGCTCAAGCTCCGGCACGCCCAGCTGGTCGCGTTCGGTTCGACCCGCAAGGCCGGCGTCCGGGTCGAGGACGACCCGCAGGTGCGCGCGCTGCTCGACGCGGAGACACCGGTGGTCTGCCTGGTCGCCAAGTCCGACGTCCGGCACGTGCGCGAGGCGCTGCGGACCACCCTCGAGGAGAACCTGGCGATGGTGCGCGACACCGTCGCCTTCCTCGTCGGCCACGGCCGGCGGGTCTTCGTCGACTGCGAGCACTTCTTCGACGGGTACGCCGCCGACCCCGACCACGGCGTCGAGGTGCTGCGGACGGCGTTCGCCGCCGGCGCCGAGGTCGGCGTCCTGTGCGACACCAACGGCGGCATGCTGCCGATGGGGGTGGGCCGGGTCGTCGCCGACGTGCGCGCGCGGGTCGAGGGCAAGCTGGGCATCCACTGCCAGGACGACACCGGCTGCGCCGTCGCCAACTCGCTGGCCGCCGTGGAGGCCGGCGTCACCCACGTGCAGGGGACGGCGAACGGCTACGGCGAGCGCGCCGGCAACGCCGATACCTTCTCCCTGATCGGCAACCTGGTCACGAAGATGGATCTGCCGGTCGTGCCGGCCGAGTGCCTGCCCGAGCTGCAGCGGGTCAGCCACGCCATCGCGGAGCTGGCCAACATCGCGCCGGACGACCACCAGCCGTTCGTCGGGGCGTCCGCGTTCGCGCACAAGGCCGGGCTGCACGCCAGCGCCATCAAGGTCAGCCCGGAGCTCTACAACCACCTCGACCCGGCGGTCGTGGGCAACGACATGCGCATCCTCGTCACCGAGATGGCCGGCCGGGCGTCGGTGGAGCTCAAGGGCCGCGAGCTCGGCGTCGACCTCGACGGGCACGCCGACGTCATCGGCCGGGTGGTCGACCGGGTCAAGGTGCTGGAGGCCGACGGCTGGTCGTTCGAGGCCGCCGACGCCTCCTTCGAGCTGCTGCTGCGCGCCGAGCTGCCCGACGCACCGCCGCCGCTGTTCGAGCTGGAGAGCTACCGGACCTCCGTCGAGCACTGGGGCAACGGCGACGTGGTCAGCGAGGCCACCGTGAAGGTGCACGTCGACGGCGAGCGGATCATCTCGACCGGCGAGGGCAACGGCCCGGTCAACGCCCTGGACAACGCGCTGCGCCAGGCGCTGGTCAGCCGGTACCCGCAGCTGGCCGACGTCTCGCTGGCCGACTACAAGGTGCGCATCCTGGGCTGGAAGGGCGGCTCCGGCGCCACGACCCGGGTGCTCATCGACAGCACCGACGGGGTGGGGGAGTGGACCACCGTCGGCGTCCACGACAACATCGTCGAGGCCTCCTGGCACGCCCTGGTCGACGCGCTCACCTACGCCGTCCGCAACCGGTAG
- the ilvC gene encoding ketol-acid reductoisomerase → MAAEIFYDDDADLSIIQGRTVAVLGYGSQGHAHALSLRDSGVDVRVGLPEGSKSRAKAEAEGLRVVTPAEAAAEADLIMILVPDHVQRRLYAEAVEPNLQDGDALFFAHGFNIRFGYIKPPAGVDVAMVAPKGPGHLVRREFENGKGVPALVAVEQDATGQALQLALSYAKAIGGARAGVIRTTFAEETETDLFGEQAVLCGGASALITAGFETLTEAGYQPEIAYFECLHELKLIVDLMYEGGIAKQRWSVSDTAEYGDYTSGPKVIDQHVKDAMKDVLARIKDGSWAAEFIADQDAGAPDFKRRRAEAEAHPIEETGRKLRGLMSWVSASDDYTGTAARG, encoded by the coding sequence ATGGCCGCCGAGATCTTCTACGACGACGACGCCGACCTGTCGATCATCCAGGGGCGCACCGTCGCCGTCCTGGGCTACGGCAGCCAGGGGCACGCGCACGCCCTGTCGCTGCGCGACTCGGGGGTCGACGTCCGCGTCGGCCTGCCCGAGGGCAGCAAGAGCCGCGCCAAGGCCGAGGCCGAGGGCCTGCGGGTCGTGACGCCGGCCGAGGCGGCCGCCGAGGCCGACCTGATCATGATCCTCGTTCCGGACCACGTGCAGCGGAGGCTGTACGCGGAGGCGGTCGAGCCCAACCTGCAGGACGGCGACGCGCTGTTCTTCGCCCACGGGTTCAACATCCGGTTCGGCTACATCAAGCCCCCGGCCGGCGTCGACGTCGCCATGGTCGCCCCCAAGGGCCCCGGCCACCTGGTGCGCCGCGAGTTCGAGAACGGCAAGGGCGTGCCGGCGCTCGTCGCCGTCGAGCAGGACGCCACCGGGCAGGCGCTGCAGCTGGCGCTGTCCTACGCCAAGGCCATCGGCGGCGCCCGCGCCGGCGTCATCAGGACGACCTTCGCCGAGGAGACCGAGACCGACCTGTTCGGCGAGCAGGCCGTGCTGTGCGGTGGCGCCAGCGCGCTGATCACCGCCGGGTTCGAGACCCTCACCGAGGCCGGCTACCAGCCCGAGATCGCCTACTTCGAGTGCCTGCACGAGCTGAAGCTGATCGTCGACCTCATGTACGAGGGCGGCATCGCCAAGCAGCGCTGGTCGGTCTCCGACACCGCCGAGTACGGCGACTACACCTCCGGGCCGAAGGTCATCGACCAGCACGTCAAGGACGCCATGAAGGACGTCCTGGCCCGGATCAAGGACGGCTCCTGGGCCGCGGAGTTCATCGCCGATCAGGACGCCGGCGCGCCGGACTTCAAGCGCCGCCGCGCCGAGGCCGAGGCGCACCCGATCGAGGAGACCGGGCGCAAGCTGCGCGGCCTGATGAGCTGGGTGTCGGCGTCCGACGACTACACCGGCACCGCCGCGCGGGGCTGA
- a CDS encoding putative bifunctional diguanylate cyclase/phosphodiesterase, with translation MPAVRSSGPVLGLLGALAAATAALELTGSPLAPALVPACLALGSGATAVVAQRGAARLPGRSARPWRAIALATALLALGQVLATVRSGAHLEFGGAEDVPMLLAVPVAVLAAMRLLPPRSRRWPGSRAVLDGAIATLAVAVLGHVLLAALLAGVQGTADGLIAVGYPAVGAVLVGVGLVTCTAVRGARRTAAVWLLAASVAMAVVAVGGALGRTLGSTADTVATEQAWLAMLAASVLAVRSDPGEPATPDHDRPIVPLRGLVLASGVASGVLLLLLAGVLAGRPLDPVEAAGGAALVATTSLRTALWAADGYRLTRRLVRTEGYFRALVHSGDAVTLVLDGAGRIGWASGAVEAQLGWTDRELTGRLLAQLLDDGDRDLVARVAQAVRGGTTVGLLPATVRLRTRDGSRRDVDVTGAASAPAAVSGPGGRTGLVLHLRDVTDRSRSRRELERMAYTDFLTGLPNRARLMAALGEVSTAAAPGCLLLVDLDGFKTVNDVAGHDAGDRLLCEVAETLRSAAREDDVVARLGGDEFALLVRAGRDEATVFAERLVVLLDRDHRPPAPDGSARGGLVLPVSGSVGVAELRAGEDPAEAVRRADLALRAAKAAGKNCVRTTGEALDRVVDRRARLARDLPDAIVDGGLSLALQPIVGVEEGRVLGLEALVRWRHPELGDVPPEEFVGVAEDEGLVVPLQRWVLGAATAALAPLLAQGRDLELGVNVSVRHLQAGCLAADVARALAASGVPASRLMLEITESVLVEAEDRVERELAALREAGCMISIDDFGKGHSTLARLSRLPVDVLKMDRDFVAHIEDDPRTAAVVASVVELGRTLGLDVVAEGVETPGQLSVLRGLGCRFLQGYLLGRPVPTADLPAVLAAPYAGVLDGDRLPSQV, from the coding sequence ATGCCTGCCGTCCGCTCGTCCGGCCCGGTCCTCGGGCTGCTCGGGGCGCTCGCCGCCGCCACCGCGGCCCTGGAGCTGACCGGGTCCCCGCTCGCCCCCGCGCTCGTCCCCGCCTGCCTGGCCCTCGGGTCCGGCGCGACGGCGGTCGTGGCGCAGCGCGGGGCGGCCCGGCTGCCCGGCCGGTCCGCGCGGCCGTGGCGGGCGATCGCGCTGGCCACCGCGCTGCTGGCGCTCGGGCAGGTGCTGGCCACCGTGCGTTCCGGGGCGCACCTGGAGTTCGGTGGCGCCGAGGACGTGCCGATGCTGCTGGCGGTCCCGGTCGCCGTCCTCGCCGCGATGCGGCTGCTGCCCCCGCGGTCGCGCCGGTGGCCGGGCTCGCGGGCGGTGCTCGACGGCGCCATCGCCACGCTCGCCGTCGCCGTGCTCGGCCACGTGCTGCTGGCCGCCCTGCTCGCCGGTGTGCAGGGCACGGCCGACGGGCTGATCGCGGTCGGCTACCCGGCGGTGGGCGCGGTGCTCGTCGGGGTCGGGCTGGTCACCTGCACCGCGGTCCGCGGCGCGCGCCGGACGGCCGCGGTCTGGCTGCTGGCCGCCTCGGTCGCGATGGCCGTGGTCGCGGTGGGCGGTGCGCTCGGCCGGACGCTGGGCAGCACCGCCGACACCGTCGCCACCGAGCAGGCCTGGCTGGCCATGCTCGCCGCGAGCGTGCTGGCCGTGCGGTCCGACCCCGGGGAGCCGGCCACGCCCGACCACGACCGGCCGATCGTCCCGCTGCGCGGCCTGGTGCTGGCCTCGGGCGTCGCGTCCGGCGTCCTGCTGCTGCTCCTCGCCGGCGTGCTGGCCGGGCGCCCGCTGGACCCGGTCGAGGCCGCCGGGGGAGCGGCGCTGGTCGCGACCACCTCGCTGCGCACCGCGCTGTGGGCGGCCGACGGCTACCGGCTCACCCGGCGCCTGGTGCGCACCGAGGGCTACTTCCGCGCGCTGGTGCACAGCGGGGACGCGGTCACCCTCGTGCTCGACGGCGCCGGCCGGATCGGCTGGGCGTCGGGCGCCGTGGAGGCCCAGCTGGGCTGGACCGACCGCGAGCTCACCGGGCGGCTGCTCGCCCAGCTGCTCGACGACGGCGACCGCGACCTGGTCGCCCGGGTCGCGCAGGCGGTGCGCGGCGGCACCACGGTCGGCCTGCTGCCGGCGACCGTGCGGCTGCGGACCCGCGACGGCAGCCGCCGTGACGTCGACGTCACCGGCGCCGCCTCCGCCCCGGCCGCCGTGTCGGGCCCAGGCGGCCGCACCGGGCTGGTCCTGCACCTGCGGGACGTCACCGACCGCAGCAGGAGCCGGCGCGAGCTGGAGCGGATGGCGTACACCGACTTCCTCACCGGGCTGCCCAACCGCGCCCGCCTCATGGCCGCGCTCGGCGAGGTCTCGACCGCAGCGGCCCCCGGTTGCCTGCTGCTGGTGGACCTCGACGGCTTCAAGACGGTCAACGACGTCGCCGGGCACGACGCCGGCGACCGGCTGCTCTGCGAGGTGGCCGAGACGCTGCGCTCGGCCGCGCGGGAGGACGACGTCGTGGCCCGGCTCGGCGGCGACGAGTTCGCCCTCCTCGTGCGGGCCGGCCGGGACGAGGCCACCGTGTTCGCCGAGCGGCTGGTCGTGCTGCTCGACCGCGACCACCGGCCGCCGGCCCCGGACGGCAGCGCCCGCGGCGGGCTGGTGCTGCCGGTCTCCGGCAGCGTCGGCGTGGCCGAGCTGCGCGCCGGCGAGGACCCCGCCGAGGCGGTCCGCCGCGCCGACCTGGCGCTGCGGGCGGCCAAGGCCGCCGGCAAGAACTGCGTCCGCACCACCGGCGAGGCGCTGGACCGGGTGGTCGACCGGCGCGCCCGGCTGGCCCGGGACCTGCCCGACGCGATCGTCGACGGCGGCCTGTCGCTGGCCCTGCAGCCCATCGTGGGCGTGGAGGAGGGCCGCGTCCTCGGCCTGGAGGCCCTGGTGCGCTGGCGGCACCCGGAACTGGGCGACGTCCCGCCGGAGGAGTTCGTCGGGGTGGCCGAGGACGAGGGCCTCGTCGTCCCGCTGCAGCGCTGGGTCCTCGGGGCCGCGACCGCCGCGCTCGCGCCGCTGCTGGCGCAGGGGCGCGACCTGGAGCTCGGTGTGAACGTCTCCGTCCGGCACCTGCAGGCCGGCTGCCTGGCCGCCGACGTCGCCCGGGCCCTCGCCGCCTCCGGCGTGCCGGCCTCCCGGCTGATGCTGGAGATCACCGAGTCGGTGCTCGTCGAGGCCGAGGACCGGGTCGAACGCGAGCTCGCCGCGCTCCGCGAGGCCGGCTGCATGATCTCGATCGACGACTTCGGCAAGGGCCACTCCACCCTCGCCCGGCTCTCACGGCTGCCCGTCGACGTCCTGAAGATGGACCGCGACTTCGTGGCCCACATCGAGGACGACCCGCGCACCGCGGCCGTCGTCGCCAGCGTCGTGGAGCTCGGCCGCACCCTGGGCCTGGACGTCGTCGCCGAGGGCGTGGAGACCCCCGGGCAGCTGTCGGTGCTGCGCGGACTGGGCTGCCGGTTCCTGCAGGGGTACCTGCTCGGTCGCCCGGTGCCCACCGCGGACCTGCCGGCGGTGCTGGCCGCGCCCTACGCGGGCGTGCTCGACGGCGACCGGCTGCCGTCCCAGGTCTGA
- a CDS encoding 3-isopropylmalate dehydrogenase: MRLAVIPGDGIGPEVVAEGLKVLRAVAPDVESTPYDLGASRWQRTGELLPDTVLDELRRHDAILLGAIGDPSVPPGILERGLLLRLRFELDHHVNLRPARLFDGVRSPLAAPGAIDMLCVREGTEGPYVGNGGVLRRDTPHEVATEVSLNTAFGVERVVRYAFERALARPRRHLTLIHKTNVLTHAGSLWSRTVEEVSAEFPEVTVAYQHVDAASMFFVTDPGRFDVIVTDNLFGDIVTDLAAAVTGGIGLAASGNLDASGTNPSMFEPVHGSAPDIAGKGVADPTATVLSVGLLLDHLGRADQARKVNAAVAFDLSTRDPEAQVRTEDVGDRLAALTGG; encoded by the coding sequence ATGCGCCTGGCAGTGATCCCTGGAGACGGCATCGGCCCGGAGGTGGTGGCCGAGGGCCTCAAGGTCCTCCGCGCGGTCGCTCCCGACGTCGAGAGCACCCCCTACGACCTCGGCGCGTCGCGGTGGCAGCGCACCGGTGAGCTGCTGCCCGACACGGTGCTCGACGAGCTGCGCCGGCACGACGCGATCCTGCTGGGCGCCATCGGCGACCCGAGCGTCCCGCCGGGCATCCTCGAGCGCGGGCTGCTGCTGCGGCTGCGCTTCGAGCTCGACCACCACGTCAACCTGCGCCCGGCCCGCCTCTTCGACGGCGTCCGCAGCCCGCTGGCCGCCCCCGGCGCCATCGACATGCTCTGCGTGCGCGAGGGCACCGAAGGGCCCTACGTCGGCAACGGCGGCGTGCTGCGCCGCGACACCCCGCACGAGGTGGCCACCGAGGTCAGCCTGAACACGGCGTTCGGCGTCGAGCGGGTCGTCCGCTACGCGTTCGAGCGGGCCCTGGCCCGGCCGCGCCGGCACCTGACGCTGATCCACAAGACCAACGTGCTCACCCACGCCGGGTCGCTGTGGTCGCGGACGGTCGAGGAGGTCTCCGCGGAGTTCCCCGAGGTCACCGTCGCCTACCAGCACGTCGACGCGGCCTCGATGTTCTTCGTGACCGACCCGGGCCGCTTCGACGTCATCGTCACCGACAACCTCTTCGGCGACATCGTCACCGACCTGGCCGCGGCCGTCACCGGCGGCATCGGGCTGGCCGCCAGCGGCAACCTCGACGCCTCGGGCACGAACCCGAGCATGTTCGAGCCGGTGCACGGCTCGGCGCCGGACATCGCCGGGAAGGGCGTCGCCGACCCGACGGCCACGGTGCTGTCAGTGGGGCTGCTGCTCGATCACCTCGGCCGCGCCGACCAGGCCCGCAAGGTCAACGCCGCGGTGGCCTTCGACCTCTCCACCCGCGACCCGGAGGCCCAGGTCCGCACCGAGGACGTCGGCGACCGGCTCGCCGCGCTCACCGGCGGCTGA
- the ilvN gene encoding acetolactate synthase small subunit, whose translation MSRHTLSVLVENKSGVLARVSALFSRRAFNIESLAVGPTENPDLSRMTIVVDAESQPLEQITKQLNKLIEVIKIVELDSAAAVQRELLLVKVRAPMADRTQVLQTAELFRAHVVDVNTDTVTLEATGTPDKLQALLAVLAPLGIKEMAQSGTVALGRGPRSMSGAGTLRPVERTG comes from the coding sequence ATGTCACGCCACACGCTGTCGGTGCTGGTCGAGAACAAGTCCGGTGTGCTGGCCCGCGTCTCGGCGCTGTTCAGCCGCCGCGCGTTCAACATCGAGTCGCTCGCCGTCGGGCCGACGGAGAACCCCGACCTGTCCCGCATGACGATCGTCGTGGACGCGGAGAGTCAGCCGCTGGAGCAGATCACCAAGCAGCTGAACAAGCTCATCGAGGTCATCAAGATCGTCGAGCTGGACTCCGCCGCGGCCGTCCAGCGGGAGCTGCTGCTGGTCAAGGTCCGCGCGCCGATGGCCGACCGCACGCAGGTGCTGCAGACCGCCGAGCTGTTCCGGGCCCACGTCGTGGACGTCAACACCGACACCGTGACCCTGGAGGCGACCGGCACGCCGGACAAGCTCCAGGCCCTGCTCGCCGTCCTGGCCCCGCTGGGCATCAAGGAGATGGCGCAGTCGGGCACGGTCGCCCTGGGGCGGGGTCCGCGCTCGATGAGCGGCGCCGGTACCTTGCGCCCGGTCGAGCGCACCGGATAA
- the serA gene encoding phosphoglycerate dehydrogenase — MTTTAPVVLIAEELAPSVLEVLGRDVEIRHVDGADRAALLPALADASAVMIRSATQIDAEALAAAPNLKVVARAGIGLDNVDVPAATERGVLVVNAPTSNIVSAAEHAVALLLAAARHIPAADASLREGTWKRSKFTGVEVTDKVVGVVGLGRIGQLVAQRLAAFGVTLIAYDPYIQPGRAAQLGVRMVSLEELLREADFITIHLPKTPETLGLIGVAELATTKRGVIIVNAARGGLVDEAALAEALASGQVGAAGIDVYATEPCTDSPLFGLANTVVTPHLGASTTEAQDKAGTAVAHSVRLALQGEFVPDAVNVQAGGVVAEDVRPGLPLAEKLGRVFTAVAGGLAQSVTVDVRGRIAEFDDSVLQLAVLRGVFSEVVAEQVTYVNAPLFADQRGLEVALTTDVESPDYRNLIRVRGAMSDGTEVTVSGTLFGKNQVPKLVEVNGFDMDLDAAGYLLFFVYTDRPGVVGTVGAALGEAGINIAGAQVSRTTRGGEALMAVTVDSPVPAELLGDIAGRIGAREARSADLTPR, encoded by the coding sequence GTGACCACGACTGCGCCCGTCGTCCTGATCGCCGAGGAACTAGCCCCCAGCGTGCTGGAGGTACTGGGGCGCGACGTCGAGATCCGGCACGTCGACGGCGCCGACCGCGCCGCCCTGCTGCCGGCGCTGGCCGACGCTTCCGCGGTGATGATCCGCAGCGCCACGCAGATCGACGCCGAGGCGCTGGCCGCCGCTCCGAACCTCAAGGTGGTCGCCCGGGCCGGCATCGGCCTGGACAACGTCGACGTGCCCGCGGCCACCGAGCGCGGCGTTCTGGTCGTCAACGCGCCGACGTCGAACATCGTCAGCGCGGCCGAGCACGCGGTGGCGCTGCTGCTGGCGGCCGCCCGGCACATCCCGGCCGCCGACGCGTCGCTGCGCGAGGGCACCTGGAAGCGCTCGAAGTTCACCGGCGTCGAGGTGACCGACAAGGTCGTCGGCGTGGTCGGGCTGGGCCGGATCGGCCAGCTGGTCGCCCAGCGGCTGGCCGCCTTCGGCGTCACGCTGATCGCCTACGACCCCTACATCCAGCCGGGCCGGGCCGCGCAGCTCGGCGTCCGCATGGTGTCGCTGGAGGAGCTGCTCCGCGAGGCGGACTTCATCACGATCCACCTGCCCAAGACGCCGGAGACCCTGGGCCTCATCGGCGTGGCCGAGCTGGCCACCACCAAGCGCGGCGTGATCATCGTCAACGCCGCCCGTGGCGGGCTGGTCGACGAGGCGGCGCTGGCCGAGGCGCTGGCGTCGGGCCAGGTCGGCGCCGCCGGCATCGACGTCTACGCCACGGAGCCGTGCACCGACAGCCCGCTGTTCGGGCTGGCCAACACCGTCGTCACCCCGCACCTGGGCGCCTCGACGACGGAGGCGCAGGACAAGGCCGGCACCGCGGTGGCGCACTCGGTGCGGCTGGCGCTGCAGGGCGAGTTCGTGCCGGATGCGGTGAACGTCCAGGCCGGCGGGGTCGTCGCCGAGGACGTCCGCCCCGGCCTGCCCCTGGCCGAGAAGCTCGGCCGCGTGTTCACCGCCGTCGCCGGCGGGCTGGCCCAGTCGGTCACCGTCGACGTCCGCGGCAGGATCGCCGAGTTCGACGACTCGGTCCTGCAGCTCGCCGTCCTCAGGGGCGTCTTCTCCGAGGTCGTGGCGGAGCAGGTCACCTACGTCAACGCCCCGCTGTTCGCCGACCAGCGCGGCCTGGAGGTCGCGCTCACCACCGACGTGGAGAGCCCCGACTACCGCAACCTGATCCGCGTCCGCGGCGCGATGTCCGACGGCACCGAGGTGACCGTCTCGGGCACCCTCTTCGGCAAGAACCAGGTGCCCAAGCTGGTCGAGGTCAACGGCTTCGACATGGACCTGGACGCAGCGGGCTACCTGCTCTTCTTCGTCTACACCGACCGGCCCGGCGTCGTCGGCACGGTCGGCGCGGCACTGGGCGAGGCCGGCATCAACATCGCCGGCGCGCAGGTCAGCCGCACCACCCGCGGTGGCGAGGCGCTCATGGCGGTGACCGTCGACAGCCCGGTTCCGGCCGAGCTGCTCGGCGACATCGCGGGCCGGATCGGCGCGCGTGAGGCCCGCTCCGCGGACCTCACCCCCCGCTGA
- a CDS encoding acetolactate synthase large subunit, giving the protein MTSTTPSGSATREAAEALTGVETTARSVEEAAAEPLTGLTGAQSLVRSLEAVGVEVVFGIPGGAILPAYDPLFDSRVRHVLVRHEQGAGHAAQGYASATGRVGVCIATSGPGATNLVTPLADAYMDSVPIVAITGQVPTAAIGTDAFQEADIRGITMPITKHNFLVTDAREIPQRIAEAFHLASTGRPGPVLVDIPKDVLQATTDFSWPPRLDLPGYKPTTRPHGKQVREAATLIAAARRPVLYVGGGVLKAQATAELAELVELTGAPVVTTLMARGAFPDSHPQNLGMPGMHGNVTAVTALQKADLIVALGARFDDRVTGQLSTFAPHAKVVHADIDPAEIGKNRKADVPIVGDARETIAELLPALRAEHEAGRTPDLTTWWAQLDDWRTRYPLGYDWPEDGSLSPQYVIERLGAIAGPDAVYASGVGQHQMWAAQFVKYEKPGTWLNSGGLGTMGYAVPAAMGAKYGCPDTTVWAIDGDGCFQMTNQELATCAIEGIPIKVALINNGNLGMVRQWQTLFYEGRYSNTKLHPVDAEGRPKAVRIPDFVALAEALGCVGLRCESKDDVDAVIEKAMAIDDAPVVIDFVVGADAQVWPMVAAGASNDDILAARGLRPVFGDGQV; this is encoded by the coding sequence ATGACCAGCACCACCCCGAGTGGGTCCGCCACCCGTGAGGCCGCCGAGGCACTGACCGGGGTCGAGACCACCGCCCGCTCGGTCGAGGAGGCCGCCGCCGAGCCGCTCACCGGCCTCACCGGGGCGCAGAGCCTCGTGCGGTCGCTCGAGGCGGTCGGCGTCGAGGTGGTCTTCGGCATCCCGGGCGGCGCGATCCTGCCCGCCTACGACCCGCTGTTCGACTCGCGGGTCCGTCACGTGCTGGTCCGCCACGAGCAGGGCGCCGGGCACGCCGCGCAGGGCTACGCCTCGGCCACCGGGCGGGTCGGCGTCTGCATCGCCACCTCGGGCCCGGGTGCGACCAACCTGGTGACCCCGCTGGCCGACGCCTACATGGACTCGGTCCCGATCGTGGCGATCACCGGCCAGGTCCCGACGGCCGCGATCGGCACGGACGCCTTCCAGGAGGCGGACATCCGCGGCATCACGATGCCGATCACCAAGCACAACTTCCTGGTCACCGACGCCCGCGAGATCCCGCAGCGGATCGCCGAGGCCTTCCACCTGGCCTCGACCGGCCGGCCCGGCCCGGTGCTCGTCGACATCCCCAAGGACGTCCTGCAGGCGACGACCGACTTCTCCTGGCCGCCGCGGCTGGACCTGCCCGGCTACAAGCCCACCACCCGCCCGCACGGCAAGCAGGTCCGCGAGGCCGCCACGCTGATCGCCGCCGCCCGCCGTCCGGTGCTCTACGTCGGTGGCGGCGTCCTCAAGGCCCAGGCCACCGCGGAGCTGGCCGAGCTGGTCGAGCTCACCGGCGCCCCGGTGGTCACCACCCTGATGGCCCGCGGCGCGTTCCCCGACAGCCACCCGCAGAACCTGGGCATGCCGGGCATGCACGGCAACGTCACCGCGGTGACCGCACTGCAGAAGGCCGACCTGATCGTCGCCCTCGGCGCCCGGTTCGACGACCGGGTCACCGGCCAGCTCTCCACGTTCGCGCCGCACGCGAAGGTGGTGCACGCCGACATCGACCCGGCCGAGATCGGCAAGAACCGCAAGGCCGACGTCCCGATCGTCGGCGACGCGCGGGAGACCATCGCCGAGCTCCTCCCGGCGCTGCGGGCCGAGCACGAGGCCGGCCGCACCCCCGACCTCACCACCTGGTGGGCGCAGCTCGACGACTGGCGGACGCGCTACCCGCTCGGCTACGACTGGCCCGAGGACGGCTCGCTGTCCCCGCAGTACGTGATCGAGCGGCTGGGGGCGATCGCCGGGCCCGACGCGGTCTACGCCTCCGGCGTCGGCCAGCACCAGATGTGGGCCGCCCAGTTCGTCAAGTACGAGAAGCCGGGCACCTGGCTCAACAGCGGCGGCCTCGGCACGATGGGCTACGCCGTCCCCGCGGCGATGGGCGCCAAGTACGGCTGCCCCGACACCACCGTCTGGGCCATCGACGGCGACGGCTGCTTCCAGATGACCAACCAGGAGCTCGCCACCTGCGCCATCGAGGGCATCCCGATCAAGGTCGCCCTCATCAACAACGGCAACCTCGGCATGGTGCGGCAGTGGCAGACCCTCTTCTACGAGGGCCGCTACTCCAACACCAAGCTGCACCCGGTGGACGCCGAGGGCCGACCCAAGGCGGTGCGCATCCCCGACTTCGTGGCCCTGGCCGAGGCGCTGGGCTGCGTCGGCCTGCGCTGCGAGTCCAAGGACGACGTCGACGCGGTGATCGAGAAGGCCATGGCGATCGACGACGCCCCGGTGGTCATCGACTTCGTCGTCGGCGCCGACGCCCAGGTGTGGCCGATGGTCGCTGCGGGCGCCAGCAACGACGACATCCTGGCCGCGCGCGGCCTGCGCCCGGTCTTCGGCGACGGACAGGTGTAA